From candidate division KSB1 bacterium, a single genomic window includes:
- a CDS encoding RNA polymerase sigma factor yields the protein MKEKSPEFEYMLIKKIKHGDKSAFGQLLHLYNSRVYGYFYRTFGRREIVQDLFQETFLRVWQSFHKFDVNRSFAAWVFTIADRVRIDALRSGSVRMAVASVEHLEYPGDDNPEEQLQTNELRNQIEEAVKLLPEKQRRVFLLRQQAELPYKEIAGIMNEPLNSVLSHMHYAVKKLRTILKVNYEA from the coding sequence ATGAAAGAAAAATCACCAGAGTTCGAATATATGCTCATCAAGAAAATCAAGCATGGCGATAAGTCAGCATTTGGCCAATTGCTGCATCTCTACAATTCCCGGGTTTACGGATATTTTTACCGTACTTTCGGCAGACGGGAAATTGTTCAGGATTTATTTCAGGAGACTTTCTTACGTGTCTGGCAATCGTTTCATAAATTTGATGTCAATCGCAGTTTTGCAGCCTGGGTCTTTACAATTGCAGATCGGGTTCGTATCGATGCGTTACGGTCGGGATCGGTTCGAATGGCTGTGGCATCAGTAGAACATTTGGAATACCCAGGTGATGACAATCCGGAGGAGCAATTACAAACCAATGAACTTCGTAACCAAATCGAGGAAGCTGTGAAATTATTACCGGAAAAACAACGCAGGGTTTTTCTTCTGCGGCAACAAGCCGAGCTGCCATACAAAGAAATCGCCGGAATTATGAATGAACCGCTGAATTCGGTTTTAAGCCATATGCATTACGCGGTTAAAAAATTAAGAACAATATTAAAGGTAAATTATGAAGCCTGA